In a single window of the Raphanus sativus cultivar WK10039 chromosome 9, ASM80110v3, whole genome shotgun sequence genome:
- the LOC130500100 gene encoding uncharacterized protein LOC130500100 — protein sequence MKKGSKSASSGPHFPLLLKGQDVINLAVQAHGKSDLVRACVEDETPETVPEEVKDPIKLSGKLTRALHRKLQHSPNNWGAYTTSRVGSARFPDRYKASFPDSVTVAGLEVSEGDSVFEVSSGASTSEKTQSQKMPIQPSFRSRGRSTKAASSSRGSDKNQGGSFLDSVKEALDEGGSAPAKGVGSSEPKVQEVGLPSEVPMTEANPQMARDPPEFEPPRNKRYEVYFNF from the exons atgaagaaagGTAGCAAAAGCGCCTCCTCCGGTCCTCACTTCCCTTTGCTCTTAAAGGGTCAGGAcgtcatcaatcttgctgttcaagctcacggcaagAGCGATCTAGTCAGAGCTTGTGTTGAAGATGAGACCCCCGAgaccgttccggagg AAGTTAAGGATCCTATCAAGTTGTCTGGTAAACTTACCAGAGCTCTTCACAGGAAGCTGCAGCACAGCCCTAATAATTGGGGAGCTTATACTACTTCGAGAGTTGGGTCAGCTAGATTTCCTGATCGATACAAGGCGTCCTTCCCTGACtcagtgacggttgctggtttagaag TTTCTGAGGGTGATTCAGTTTTCGAAGTTTCatccggagcaagtacttccgagaagactcaatcacagaagatgcctattcagccttccttccgttccaggggtagatcgaccaaggctgccagctcctctagaggaagTGACAAGAACCAAGGgggatccttccttgactctgtgaaggaggctcttgacgaaggaggctctgctcctgctaaaggtgttggCTCTTCGGAGCCTAAAGTTCAGGAAGTCGGCCTTCCTTCCGAGGTCCCGATGACCGAAGCTAACCCTCAAATGGCGAGGGATCCTCCTGAATTTGAGCCCCCGAGAaacaagag GTATGAGGTCTATTTCAACTTTTAG